CCTCTTCGATCCGCAGACCATTGCCAGGAAGCGCTCGGCTAGCGAAAAGCACGTCCATCGCCTTCAGCCACGGCCGGGCCGCATTGTCGCGCAACAGCCACTGGCTGTTTGTCAGATGGATCATACGCCGTCCGATATCGCCTTTGTCGAAGTCATCGGCCACCTCGGTTCATATTGCGCACGCGCATATCTGACCATCATCGTTGATGTCTTCTCGCGAGCCATCCTTGGCTTCTGTCTCACGTTGGAGAAGCCAAGTGCCCTGTCCATTGCCCTGTGTATGGCGCACGCGCTGTGTTCAAAAGCCGATTGGCTTACAGCCCACAACCTGGGCCCGCATGACTGGCCTTTCGGGCGTCCGCATAAGGTCGTCGTCGATAAGGCAAGGGAGTTCAAGAGCCACGCTTTCATCCGTGGTTGCGACGAGTATCGGATCAAGATCCGTCGTCGCAACCGCGGTACGGTCCATCAGGGGGGAGTCGTCGAGCGGATTCTCGGGAAGCTCAACCGCATTCTCGCGACGCTGCCCGGCAGAACCGGATCGTCCATTGCCGATCGCGACGGGTATCCATCGGAGAAGCGGGCCCGGCTCACCTTCAATGAACTGGAGCAATGCGTGGCTCTCGCCATTCTCGAACACAACATCGATCAAAATGAGAAGACCTTGATCGTGCCCGCCCTTGAGTGGGCGAAACACGCAGCGGGGTTGCCCCACCACAACGACGATCCTGTCCAGGTGCTCATCAACTTCCTGCCGGGAGGGTATCGCTGCTTGACGCCACAGGGCGTGCACATCCATGCCCTTGATTATTATTCCCCGTGGCTTGGACAGTTTGTTCCCGAGCGGGACCGAATCGGCAAGCTCGAGGTGCGGTACGATCCGCGCGACATCAACTATGTTTATGTCCGCAATCCTCGAACAAAGTCGTTTCTTGCGGTGGCCCGACGGGACGGCCAGACGATGCCGGTCACCCTCTGGGAACATCAGCAAGACCGGAGGGAGAAGCGGGCCCGGGCCCGCCCGCTGGAGCAGCAGAGGGTGATGCTTCAGCGTCAGCGCGTTCAGATTGCAGCAGAGGCGTTTGATCGATCGAAAGGCAAAACCAACCGCGTGAAGAAGAAGGGTCTGTTACGTGCGGCAGCACGGTCAAAGCATGCTGCGGCGGCCTCAAAACCTTATGAGGCTGTGAAACCGGACGACCCTCCCCTCCCGACACGACAGGAGCGAGGCAAGCGGATCCTCCCAATCGAGGACTGGTAACGGTCATGGTGCATCATCTTCAAGAGCGGATCCGCCCGTGGCTGAGCCGGTCGGAGGTTGAGCGTATCGGCTTCCTTCAGGCACCACGCTGGATTGCGTACCACACGGCGGTCGAAGCCTTGCGGAAGCTGGATGATCTTCTTGAACGGGCACCGTCGTTGCGTCCACCCGGCATTGCGCTCGTTGGGCCGTTCAACAACGGCAAGACCATGATCGCCGAACGCTTCAGCGTGGCCCACCTCAGGGCCATGCAAACCGGCGGGGGGCCGCAACGGGTGTGGGTTATCCAGACGCGTGAAGGCGCAGGGGTGCTCAACTTCTATGATGGAATTCTGGCCGGGTTGCAGGCTCCGGTCACCAAGACCCACCGGAGCAGCCTCAAAGCCCAACAGCTTGATCAGCTGTTTCGCCACCTCCGGCCACGGGTCATGGTCTTCGATGAGTTCCAGAATGCGCTCCTCGGCCGCCCTAGTGACGTCAAGAAGGTCTTCGCGGCCCTGCGGAGGTTTGGACGGGAGTACGATATCTCAACAGTTCTTGTGGGTGACGTGACCGTCTACGACCATATCAATGTTACCGATGAGATGGCGAGCCGCTTCGAACTCGTATCAGTTCCGCGGTGGCGATACGATGAGGAATACTTCGCGCTGCTCGACAGTCTCGAGAGCGTGTTGCCGCTCGCGCAGGCATCGGATCTTTCCGACGAAGCGGTAGCCCGGACCATTTACAGACTCTCTGAAGGCCTCATTGGCGAAGTCATCAGTCTCACGACGAAAGCGGCCATTCAGGCCATCCAAACGCGGGAGGAGAAAATCAGCATCGATTTGCTCGATCGACTGCAGTATGTGCCATTGTCCTTGCGGCGCAGCCCACAGCAACGCGATGCGTTGTTGTAAGAGGTGGCTGGAGGTCATGGCATGATCCCGATCGAGGTTGTGCAGCGCTACCCCGATCTCATGTCGCAGCGATGGCCGGTGAGGATCGCCCCGGAGTCCGACGAACTTCTGTCCAGTTGGCTGCTGCGGCTCGGGTTCGCGAATGGCCTCGCACCGCGCGATTTCGGGCGGGTTTTGGGGTTTCATCCTGGAAAGTGGCCCCGACGGCTCGATCTGAACGTGCCGGAGGTATTGGGAGAGATGCTCCGGGCACGAGCGGGATTGTCATCCTCGGATCTCACCCGCTTATGCCTTCCTGAGGGAAGCCAGCGCGCCCTCCTTCTTCCGCTCCGATGCGACCTCCCTAGCGGAAGGCAAGCCAAGTTTATGGCAGCGTGGCTGCAGTTCTGCCCCAGGTGCTTGGCCGAGGATGGTCAACCCTACTTTCGCCGGACCTGGCGGAGCGCCACGGCCGTCATTTGCCTGAAACATCAGTGCCGGCTCCTGGACCGTTGTGAGGATTGTGGTCAGGCAATCGGTGCGTTCAATCACCTGATCCTGAGGCCTCAACATATTTGCGCCACCTGCAGTCGCGACCTTCGGCGGAGTTGTGCGCCACGTCTTGAGCCCGTTGCGAGCCGTGCCGCCATCAAGCTCCTGTATCTCGGTCAAGCCGCCTCGTCACGTGAGGGTCTTGCTGGATCCCTGCTCCGACTGCCACGTCGCTTGATGGAACCGCGCCATCGATCGCTGGCACAGCTCTCAAGCGTGGAGCGAGCCCGTGGACTGACGGAGCTGTCGGGTGCAATCGACAAGCTGTTTCAAAGGAGCCAGAGCTGCGCTTCTCCCTTGCCGCAGTCTGCTCGTCCGCGGCCGCTGCGTGGGGCGGAGTTGGACGATCTGTTCCGCGCCTATTCGGCCACTCGTCGTGAAGCAAGCTCGCTTAAGTCATGACAGATCAAAGCCGTTCGTTGGAAGCATGTCGGGTGTCCCGCTGGACGAAAGGCCGTGCCTTTCCGTCGCTCAGCGCGGGCCCCGAGCGGTGGGCGACTGCCGGAAGGGCGTGCTGATGCCATCGCCGGTATCAGCAGTTCCGCCCCGAAGCTGAATCGAGCTTGCCTGATCCGCTGGATTTCCGCCAAAGCGATCTCAGGCGTGGAGGGCTCCGTCCACGGCGCCTTGGGCACGCCGGTCCGCCGCAGGCGCTGCGGATCGTTGGTCCATGTCGGGCAAGACAGGGGCAAGCCGATCGGGATCGGCACCTCCTCGTTGGCGAGGTCAATCAGACCAAGGTCTGGCAATTCGCCTTCGAGATGTTCGAGGGCAGTGAAAGTCCGACACGCGTTGACATTCCCTGCTGCCTGGGTCCGACCCTACGGGCACGTTTGCTCTGGATCCGTGTGCTCGAGGCGCGACCGTGCCGGCGAGAGGCGAAGCTGTGCTCCTGCCACAAGCAGGTCTGCGGTTGCGAAAAGATGGCAGCGTACCGGGACAGATCCCGTCCGAGGTCTCGGTCAACGTCCTTGCCGCATCAGGAGCCGCTGAAGCCCAGCCACGGCTCCAGTGCTTCGAAGGTCTCATCCATGGCATAGGCGGCCGTCATCGGCAGCGAGATGTGCCCGTAGCGCAGGGATATCTGACGCTCCGCCGCTTCTTCTCCAGCCTTTGCGATGGCCGCGACATAGAGGGCGGACGCAAGCCCGCTGCGGTCAGCGCCGCCTTGGCAGTGGATCAGGACCGGCTTCTCCGACTTTTCCATCAACGCGATCAGCTCCTGGGCGCGGTGCTGGTCGAGCGGCTTGCGCGCCGACATCCCGAAATCGTAGTGAGCGAGACCCAGAGCCTTGGCTGCAGCCACCTCGGCATCATACCAATCTGCGCCGGAATTGCTGCCCCGCAGATTGATAATCGACCGGATCCGGTGTTCTTTGATGTACCCTGCCAGGGCCTCAGGTGTCGGCTGCGCGGATCTGTAGACCTCTCCCGCGATGACCGGATGAAAGTTTCCGCTGAGCTGGAGGTATCCAAGACCCGCTCCTAGTACAACACCTAGCCCTACCATGCTGATCGCCGTTCGTTTCAACCACCGGGCATGGCTCCTCCGCAATTTTCGGCTCATTGTCTCACCTCCAATCCACATTATCGAGCGCCAAGGCCGGTCTCTGTTCATTATGATCCGGCCAAGACAAAAGTGCGAGCGCGGCTTCCGGTGCTGTCCGCGCCCCGAACCGCAGTAACCGCTCGGGGCAGAACAGCGGTGAGCTCCCTAGCCCGAGCACCATCGCCGTCCCTGGGGCGGCGCCCACAACCGGGATTGCCTCCGAGAAGGTAGCCAGGGAGGCGACGAGCGTCGCGAACGATGGATGGTGTTCCACGACACCAAGGAAGGATTGGATCAGAGCATCAAGCGAGGTCATGAACACCCCCGAGCCGAGTGGACATGGGAGACTGGCCCGAAGCGGATTTCAACCTTGAGCCCGGGCTGATTGTCGTGGAGGGAGAGCGCGCCCCGGTGCAGGTCTACGACGGCCGCCGCCAAGCTCAAACCTAGGCCGTTCCCGGGCGTCGTGCGGCTGCGCTCCAGGCGGTAGAACCGGCGCAGGACGGCCTCACGTTCGCTGGCCGGAATTCCAGGTCCGTTGTCGGTGACGGCAGCGATAGCGCTGCCGTCAGGGTCGGTCGACAGACTCACCGCGACATCCGTGCCAACCGGCGTGTGGCAAAGGGCGTTTTCCACCAGATTGGCAATGAGTTGGACGACAAGCTCGCGGTCGCCTGGGACAACGATTCCGGCGGTGATCGTCGCGATCAGGCGGCGTCCACTATCCTCGGCTGCCGGCTCATAGGCTTCGACCACGGTTTGCAGGGCGTCGGACAGGTCGACGGGGCGGAACGCTGCCCGCCGCGCTCCCGCTTCAATCTGCGCAATGCGCAGCAGGGCTGAGAACGTTTGGAGGAGACCGTCGGCCTCGCCAATGGCGCGATCCACGGCCTCTTGATAACTGTCCGTCGTCCTGGCGCGCGCCCGGGCGTCCTCCAGCCCCTGCCGCAGGCGCGCCAACGGCGTGCGCAGGTCATGGGCGATGTCGTTTGAGACCTGTCGCAGGTTTTCCATCAGGCCGGCGATGCGATCGAGCATGGCGTTCAAGGTTATGGCGAGCCGGTCGAAATCGTCACCAGAGCCCGTCAGAGCAATGCGCCGGGAGAGGTCCCCTGCGATGATGGCGTTGGCCGTGCGGGCGACGGCATCGACACGCCGCAGCAACGCCTGCGCAATCAGCGCGCCGGCGCCAAGGGCAAGCACAATTCCAATGAGCAGCGCCCAGGTGAATTGGGTCAGCAGGGAGTCCTCGACTCCATCGATCCAAGTGATGTCGGACGCCACCGACAGGAGCAGACCGCTTCTCAGGCGCTCCGTCAGCACCAGGACATCGCCATCAAAGGGCACCTCCCGCGCGACGCCATCTGCGGTTTCGAACTCTGTCCAGCCCGGCTTCCGAATATCGAGCCAACGTTCACCGGAGAGATAATTCCCCTCGGGGGATGCCAATCGGTAGGCGAAGCGGCGCTGGAGATCTTGGGTCGAGCGGGTTTGGAGCGCCGCCGCACCGGCCTGTTCCACGAGTGGCGCAAGGTCGGCCATATCGCGCTCAATGCCTCCCCGGACCTGCCCCTCGAGGGCGCCCTTGACGGTCGAATAGATGCCAAAGCCGAGAATGAGAATCGAGACGAGCACGATCGTCGCGGCAACGGCCGCCAGCCGGAACCCCGTTCCCATCGTGATACTACGCAGCCGCACGCAAACGATATCCCGAACCACGGACAGTCTCGATCAATTCCGCCTCGAAGCCCTTGTCGACCTTGGATCGCAGGCGGCTGACATGCGTTTCGACGATATTGGTCTTGGGATCGAAGTGGAATTCCCAGACGTTCTCGAGCAGCATGGTGCGGGTCACAACACGATCGGCGTTGCGGATCAGGTACTCCAGCAACCGGAATTCACGCGGCTGCAGGTCGATCTCACGCCCAGCCCGGCGCACCTTGCGCCCGATGAGATCCATCTCGAGATCCGCGATCTTGAGCACGGTTTCGATCTGCGCCATCGGCGGCCTTCGGGCGAGCGCGTTGACGCGGGCCAGGAGTTCGGCAAAGGCGAAAGGCTTGACAAGATAGTCATCGCCGCCGGCTTCGAGACCCTCGACCCGATCACCCACTCCGCCCAGGGTGGTGAGGAACAACACCGGGGTCCTGACGCCGGCGCCGCGCACCGTCTTGACGACACCGAGCCCGTCCAGTCCCGGGAGCATGCGGTCCACGATCATGACATCATAGGCCTCCGCGGCCGCCAGGAAGAGACCGTCGCGGCCATTCGCGGCCAGATCAACGACATGCCCGTGCTCCTCGAGGCCTCGGCGGAGGTAGGCTCCCGTTTCGTTGTCATCCTCGATTACGAGAATCTTCATGCAGCGGCTCTCTCCTGTCGAGCACATATCTGTGTTACGCCCGGCATCATCGCCAGTGGAGGCTTCGGATCAGGAGCCGGTTCATCAGAACCATAGATACCGCAAGGCTCCAGCAAGCAGAATACCCGCGAGGGGGTGTTTGTCCTGGCCGCCCTCCGCCACGGTTCTCCCGACCCCGTAACGCCGACCCGGGAGCACAGGCGCTCGACGGTGGCGAGCGGACATCGCCACCACCGAGACGCGGCGCCAGCGCAACGGCGTCACCCAGGACGATCGGTGCGCGCGGCAACGTCGCCTTGGTTGGGCGCGAGACCGGACCGCCGCCATGCGTTGGTGTGGCCCGGCCGAGGGCGTTGAGTGCTTTGGCTGGAGCGGTCATTGAAGCCATCCGCGAGGGAACAAGCGGGTGGAGGGAAGCCCGGCTGTAGTGTTGAGATCCTTCAACGGCTCATTGAACCCAGGCGAAGCGTCCGGCCTCGTCTGGGCAGTGCGTGGGCGATGAAATTCTGAAGCCTAGTGCAAGATCGGCAGGGGCCGCCAAGCACCCATGATAAGCACGACAACAGCCATGAATTCGCCCTCATCAAGCTTATGGCACCCGTCGCTGGCCACCACCGAGCCGCTCGCGTATGAATCGATCTCCACCCTGAAGGGTGGAACATGCGAGGCAACGTCCCGGAGCACTTCAGTCAGGCGCGCTTCAAGGGTGCCGATCTGCCCCAGACGGATGGTCCGGGAAGCCTCGACCCGGTCTAGACCCAACGCGCCTGGAGTAGGTGCGGATAACCCTTTCCTCGATCCGTTCACGGCAGACGTCCTGGTTCGCCGCAGCGATCACAATCTCACACGCTTCGGACATCCCGTCCCCATTCTAGAACTTGTAATTCAGGCCGGCGCGCACCACACCGAAATCGTCGCGACCCGAGCTGGTGCTGGAGATGGCTGGCGTCCCGAGCGCAGACGTGTTCCTTGAGCCATTGCCGAGGCTGACGTAAAGTGCTTCTACCTTCGCCGTCCAATTGTTGGTGAGGGCATACTCGAGGCCGCCACCGAGCGTGTAACCAACCTCGGTGCCACGGTTGCCGGCGAGAGGCCCCCAGCTGCGGCTTCCGACATCGCCATAGGCGAAGCCGCCGGTTCCGTAGACGAGGAACCGGTCGAACGCATAGCCGAGCCGGCCGCGCACCGTGCCAAAATAGTTTCCACCCGAGCTGCTGCCAGACAGCGCGGCCGGCGAACCGGCGACGTAGGTCGTCTTGTTGCCGAGGTCGGCGTATTGCAGGTCGGTCTCCAGGCCAACCACGAGGCCGGTTCCCGGCACGAGCTGATAATTGTAGCCGATCTGGCCACCGCCGACAAAGCCGCCGTTCGATCCCTTGCTGCTCAACGTATCAGCAGAGCCAAGGTAGGTTTGGTTGCGGTTGCTCCAACCATAACCACCGTTCACGCCGGCGTGGAAGCCACTCCAAGTGAACAGCGGGGCGGGATTGTAGACGGGGGCCGGGGCATACTGGCGCGCGGGCAGATCGGCTGCCAGAGCAGCTGACGCTCCAACCACGAGAGATGCGGCGGTGGTGACGAGAACGCGGGAAAGCTTGCGCATGATGTTCGCCATTTCTGGATTCGAGGAAACTGCAACGTCCATCGTGGAAGTTCGCAGGAGCAGCATGTCTCCTGAAAGGAGGCCCTGGCATCGCGAGTGGATGCCGGGACCCGAGTGACTCTTCTCTGCGGATGTTGCTGGTGCCTGCCGGGGCGGACGCGAGGCAGCCGCCCCGGCAGGGTCTGGACGGTGGTGGGGTTCAAAACGGTATCCACATTCCAAGGCCACGCTTTTGTGGCTGGGTCGACGTTCGGGCTGTATGGCCGCAACTATACGGATCTGTAATGTTCCCTAACGAGCCGTGAGGCTGCGCTGGCGTCCGTCGTCTGTGTTATCGGGTGCGGATGCGCCCTGGGTCGGCGCGTCGTCGCATGGCCACGGCAGGAGTGTCGTACATTCCGGACTAGGGATGCAGAGCCTTGCTGCACGACTCTCCTGGGTGTCATCCGCCTTCTATACGAAATTGTATACGGGCAGTCAGAGGCGGCTCATCCGCTGGTCGGTAGCTTGGTTGGAGACGCGCTCGGGACGAACGAGCGCAGATCCTCCCGAGGGCGCTTCAGTCTCGCCTGAGTCACTCGTTTCCCCGCAAAAGGTTGCGTCCGACGCCGCCGCTACCGCGGCAAGTGAGGTTACATGATACTTGATCGCTCCCACGAACCTGCACCTGCCGGCAAGCACGCCGCAAGAGCGGTCAGCAAGGTAGCCACCGTCACCCTTGCGTTCTGGATCATGAAGATCCTCGCGACGACGCTGGGCGAGACGGCGGGCGACTTTCTGTCCATGACGCTGGACCTCGGCTACTACGTTTCGCTGGCGATCACTTTCGGACTGCTGGCCATCGTTCTCGTCGCGCAGATCCGCTCAACGACGTATCACCCTGTTCTCTTCTGGACAGCGATCGTGGCGACGACAACCGCCGGGACCGAAGTCTCCGACATGATGGACCGCTCACTGGGCCTAGGCTACCTTTGGGGGGCGGTGCTGCTCGTCAGTGGCCTCGCTGCGACGCTCGCGGTGTGGTGGTGGCGGGAGCGGGACTTGCGGGTCTATCCGATCAGACAGCGAGAGACAGAAACTATGTTCTGGATCGCCGTGGTCTTCTCCAACAGTCTCGGCACTGCTTTCGGTGACTTCCTGACCAGCACCCTTGGCCTCAGCTACATCGAAGGAGCCTTGGTGACCACCGGCGTCATCGGCGTCGTCGCGGTCCTCCACTCTGCAACCCGACTGAGCCACGTGCTGCTCTTCTGGGTCGCTTTCATCTTCACGCGTCCCTTCGGAGCGACGTTCGGCGACTTGTTGACGAAGCCGACGGATAGCGGTGGCTTGAGCCTGCCGCGCGAATTCGCGTCGCTCGTCACACTGGCTTTGCTCGCCCTCGTGCTTTTCCTGTCGACGCAACCTGCCGAGAGAGTGCAACGGCAACCAGTCAAGACGCAGTGACGGCGAAGCGGGCCGCTCCTTCGCCCGACTGGAGGTTACAGATCCGTATGGGACGAGACAAGCTGCTCCAATGGCAGCCACCACACAGTGTGGTCGCTGCACGTGATGGTCCTCGGGTTGTCTGCCACTCATCGGAGCTTCGTCGGCGCCCAACACCCGCAGGAACGTCACGACATGAGGGAAAATAGGATGGATGCACGAGCCGATTGCAAGTTGCCGCTGCGACTGAACAAGGTTCCGGAGATCACGGTCTATTTTTGGATCATCAAGGTCCTGGCAACGACCGTGGGCGAGACAGCGGCCGATTTTCTGGCTGTCAGGTTGAACCTGGGGCTGACCATCACATCCTATACGATGAGCGCGGTATTCTTGGCGCTTTTGGTGTTTCAGGTCCGAGCAAAGCGTTACATTCCGCCGCTGTATTGGACCACCGTCGTCGCGATCAGCATCGTCGGGACGCTCGTCTCGGACAACCTCGTCGACGGCATGGGGATCAGCCTGATCACCACGTCGGTCGCCTTCGCGCTGTTCCTGGCTGCTGTCTTCATGCTCTGGTATGTCACGGAGCGGACGCTCTCGATCCATACGATCGTGAGTGTGCGGCGCGAGCTTTTCTACTGGGCCGCCATTCTCTTCACATTTGCCTTGGGAACTTCGGTGGGCGATTTGCTCGCCGAGAGGCTTGACCTCGGATACTGGCAAGCTGCCGTTAGCTTTGGCGCGATGATCGCCGTGATTGCGGCTCTGCACTACGAGCTGAAGATGAATGCAATCCTCTCCTTCTGGCTCGCCTACATCCTGACGCGTCCACTCGGCGCCTCGGTGGGTGACTGGCTGGCAAAGCCTTCGATCGCCGGTGGGCTGGGATTTGGGACCATCGCCACAAGTCTGATCTTCCTCGGCGCAATCCTCATCCTCGTCGCCTACCTGACGATCAGCAGGACCGACCGGATCAATCCCGAAGCTGTCGAACCGACCTGACGCAGTCGTGGCTGGGCTTCGGTGCCAGCCCAGCCACCTGCGGCTGCGGCCGCACGTCCCGATGGCACGCCATTAACCCTGATGACGGAAAGGATACGCGATGAAATGGAGATCCCTGACCATGACGGTGCTCGCCACCATGCTCGGCATTGCCGCAACAAGCGCCGCCCGCGCTGACTGTGAGAGCGACTTGGTTCAACTGGAGCAAGCCTACAAGACTCGTGCTTTGACGCCTACGGGCAAGGCCGCGCTGGACGAGGCGAAGACGAAAGGAGTGGCCGCTCTCAAGAAGGATGACGATGCTGGGTGCCACAAGGCGGTTTCGGACGCGATGACGAAAGCGGGCTTGGCCGTGAAATGATGGCGGCCCTCCTCAGCTGAAATTGCACGTCGCGAGGGCGCGTTGGACCTCCCCCCTGCGCCCTCCACCTCATGAGCGTCGCCTCGGCTCGGTCGCCCTCCCCATCCCGGTTTCCCTCGGCGGATCCCAGGAGGGTGTCACCGCCCGCACACCAACGAGGGAATTGAGTTGTCTTCCCTGAGCCCAAGACGCACTCTCGTGCACCGGGGCCTTGGAAGAGCGGTGCGACGGGCGGATGGTGGCTGCGGCCTGGATCCTCCGCCCGATTGTGCTCACGTTGTGAACGGGATTGGAGCCTCCCAGCGTTGATCGCCACGATGCGGCGGAGGATCGATCGCGACGGCAGCGGCGCGGGCAAGGTCGAGGCTCGTCGATGCCGGGCACCGCATCCCATCTTCATGGATACATGGGGTTCGGAGACTGGCGGGTTCCATCGTGTTGCCCAGAAACAGCGCGGCCGGATGCGCTGGCTACGGTCGTCAAACAGCGTGTCGCGGATGGTCGTCAGGGCCGAATCCAGCCCCTTTCGATGGGAGTGGAAAACACGCGTCGATAGAGCGGCTCGGCCAAGCGAGGCACGATCGTACGGCGGACCCACGCGTGGAGCGGCGCGACCGCCAGGATTCCGGTCGCCGCCACCGGAACCGCCCCCAGCATGTCAAAAGGAAAGTGGACGCCGAGGAACAGGCGCGACCACGCCACAGGTACGGCCAGCAACAAAACGAGGCGACCGGCCCAACGTTCGTGGGTCCACGCCAGGAGCCCGATCCCGATCGCGACGAGAAACGTGAGGTGATCGCTCGGGAAGGAACTGTCCGCGGCGTGTGGGATCAGGGTGTGCCCGATCGGAACGGCGAACGGACGTGGATGGGGCCAGATCAGGGCGATGGCTTGGTTCAAGGCAAGAGCCACCTCGGCGCCGAGCACAGCAAGCAACAAGCCGCTGCGGCTGTCGCGGGTGCCCCAAAGCCACAGCGCGGCCAGCAGCACCGGAACCAGAAAGATCGCCCATTGGCCAAAGGCGAGCGCCATCACGACCAGTCCGGAGGGCGGGTGCTCAGCGGCGTTTAGGGCGAGAAAAAGCGCGTCGTTCCAAGCTTCCATTGCAGTCAATCCTCCGCCAGCAATCCAATTGGCTCCTTGGCGCGCCAGAAAGGTCATTGAAGCGGCCAGGTCCAAAAGAGCCACTCCCTCAGCCCCTGGGCGATGGGCTTGCGCGCAAGCGCGTCCAGACGAACCAGCCGACGGGGACCAGGAGAGCGATCCCCACGACGAGGTCGAACTTGTGGAACAGGGAACGCAGGGCCGGGTCGCTGTTCCAACGTTCGCCCAGTCGCGCGCCGACATAGGCAAGGGCGAGGCACCATGGCCACGATCCCAAGAACGTGTAGACCTGAAACTTGAGCATGGGCATGCGCCCGATCCCGGCCGGCAGCGCGATGAAGGTCCTGATGATCGGCAGAAGACGCCCCACGAAGACCGCCATGCTGCCGAAGCGGGCAAAGAAGCGCTCGGCCCTTTGGATTTCGCCAG
This window of the Microvirga sp. TS319 genome carries:
- a CDS encoding phosphatase PAP2 family protein, with the translated sequence MDLAASMTFLARQGANWIAGGGLTAMEAWNDALFLALNAAEHPPSGLVVMALAFGQWAIFLVPVLLAALWLWGTRDSRSGLLLAVLGAEVALALNQAIALIWPHPRPFAVPIGHTLIPHAADSSFPSDHLTFLVAIGIGLLAWTHERWAGRLVLLLAVPVAWSRLFLGVHFPFDMLGAVPVAATGILAVAPLHAWVRRTIVPRLAEPLYRRVFSTPIERGWIRP
- a CDS encoding tyrosine-protein phosphatase, which translates into the protein MVGLGVVLGAGLGYLQLSGNFHPVIAGEVYRSAQPTPEALAGYIKEHRIRSIINLRGSNSGADWYDAEVAAAKALGLAHYDFGMSARKPLDQHRAQELIALMEKSEKPVLIHCQGGADRSGLASALYVAAIAKAGEEAAERQISLRYGHISLPMTAAYAMDETFEALEPWLGFSGS
- a CDS encoding TniQ family protein codes for the protein MSQRWPVRIAPESDELLSSWLLRLGFANGLAPRDFGRVLGFHPGKWPRRLDLNVPEVLGEMLRARAGLSSSDLTRLCLPEGSQRALLLPLRCDLPSGRQAKFMAAWLQFCPRCLAEDGQPYFRRTWRSATAVICLKHQCRLLDRCEDCGQAIGAFNHLILRPQHICATCSRDLRRSCAPRLEPVASRAAIKLLYLGQAASSREGLAGSLLRLPRRLMEPRHRSLAQLSSVERARGLTELSGAIDKLFQRSQSCASPLPQSARPRPLRGAELDDLFRAYSATRREASSLKS
- a CDS encoding winged helix-turn-helix domain-containing protein, whose amino-acid sequence is MKILVIEDDNETGAYLRRGLEEHGHVVDLAANGRDGLFLAAAEAYDVMIVDRMLPGLDGLGVVKTVRGAGVRTPVLFLTTLGGVGDRVEGLEAGGDDYLVKPFAFAELLARVNALARRPPMAQIETVLKIADLEMDLIGRKVRRAGREIDLQPREFRLLEYLIRNADRVVTRTMLLENVWEFHFDPKTNIVETHVSRLRSKVDKGFEAELIETVRGSGYRLRAAA
- a CDS encoding ATP-binding protein, translated to MRLRSITMGTGFRLAAVAATIVLVSILILGFGIYSTVKGALEGQVRGGIERDMADLAPLVEQAGAAALQTRSTQDLQRRFAYRLASPEGNYLSGERWLDIRKPGWTEFETADGVAREVPFDGDVLVLTERLRSGLLLSVASDITWIDGVEDSLLTQFTWALLIGIVLALGAGALIAQALLRRVDAVARTANAIIAGDLSRRIALTGSGDDFDRLAITLNAMLDRIAGLMENLRQVSNDIAHDLRTPLARLRQGLEDARARARTTDSYQEAVDRAIGEADGLLQTFSALLRIAQIEAGARRAAFRPVDLSDALQTVVEAYEPAAEDSGRRLIATITAGIVVPGDRELVVQLIANLVENALCHTPVGTDVAVSLSTDPDGSAIAAVTDNGPGIPASEREAVLRRFYRLERSRTTPGNGLGLSLAAAVVDLHRGALSLHDNQPGLKVEIRFGPVSHVHSARGCS
- a CDS encoding DedA family protein, translating into MIEHVVTALASWIVSVISAAGYLGVVALMAIESACIPLPSEIIMPFAGSLVAAGRFNLIGVATAGAIGCNVGSTVAYLIGAWGGRNAVERWGRYVLIRPGEIQRAERFFARFGSMAVFVGRLLPIIRTFIALPAGIGRMPMLKFQVYTFLGSWPWCLALAYVGARLGERWNSDPALRSLFHKFDLVVGIALLVPVGWFVWTRLRASPSPRG
- a CDS encoding outer membrane protein — encoded protein: MANIMRKLSRVLVTTAASLVVGASAALAADLPARQYAPAPVYNPAPLFTWSGFHAGVNGGYGWSNRNQTYLGSADTLSSKGSNGGFVGGGQIGYNYQLVPGTGLVVGLETDLQYADLGNKTTYVAGSPAALSGSSSGGNYFGTVRGRLGYAFDRFLVYGTGGFAYGDVGSRSWGPLAGNRGTEVGYTLGGGLEYALTNNWTAKVEALYVSLGNGSRNTSALGTPAISSTSSGRDDFGVVRAGLNYKF
- a CDS encoding TniB family NTP-binding protein — translated: MVHHLQERIRPWLSRSEVERIGFLQAPRWIAYHTAVEALRKLDDLLERAPSLRPPGIALVGPFNNGKTMIAERFSVAHLRAMQTGGGPQRVWVIQTREGAGVLNFYDGILAGLQAPVTKTHRSSLKAQQLDQLFRHLRPRVMVFDEFQNALLGRPSDVKKVFAALRRFGREYDISTVLVGDVTVYDHINVTDEMASRFELVSVPRWRYDEEYFALLDSLESVLPLAQASDLSDEAVARTIYRLSEGLIGEVISLTTKAAIQAIQTREEKISIDLLDRLQYVPLSLRRSPQQRDALL
- a CDS encoding Mu transposase C-terminal domain-containing protein is translated as MEASRTLHDQVEVSTSRATPSETWKAAQWRASALDRVLDGISPRATLIARAAAELNLTTRQIYYLLKRYTPKRTVSSLLPLRPTTRVKRLSASVEHIIAEVLRDQWLILEAPPLNPAVKEIRSRCLAAGEKPPCYRAVQNRIPILFDPQTIARKRSASEKHVHRLQPRPGRIVAQQPLAVCQMDHTPSDIAFVEVIGHLGSYCARAYLTIIVDVFSRAILGFCLTLEKPSALSIALCMAHALCSKADWLTAHNLGPHDWPFGRPHKVVVDKAREFKSHAFIRGCDEYRIKIRRRNRGTVHQGGVVERILGKLNRILATLPGRTGSSIADRDGYPSEKRARLTFNELEQCVALAILEHNIDQNEKTLIVPALEWAKHAAGLPHHNDDPVQVLINFLPGGYRCLTPQGVHIHALDYYSPWLGQFVPERDRIGKLEVRYDPRDINYVYVRNPRTKSFLAVARRDGQTMPVTLWEHQQDRREKRARARPLEQQRVMLQRQRVQIAAEAFDRSKGKTNRVKKKGLLRAAARSKHAAAASKPYEAVKPDDPPLPTRQERGKRILPIEDW